A window of Candidatus Nanoarchaeia archaeon contains these coding sequences:
- the hisA gene encoding phosphoribosylformimino-5-aminoimidazole carboxamide ribotide isomerase, whose amino-acid sequence MKFRPCIDIHKGQVKQIVGGTLRDDSLGLIENFVAGKDAAYFAEMYKKDRLIGGHVIMLGPGNEEEALKALRAYPQGLQIGGGIKPENAEYFLEQGTSHVIVTSYVFKDGKINFENLDKLVSVVGTNRLVLDLSCRERDGTYLVVTDRWQNFTDFEVTPEHLGQLASYCDEFLIHGADVEGQCNGIQTGLVRRLGLWASRQDVNTTMTYAGGIRSLDDLKSTQRLGNGKLDFTVGSALDIFGGKSLTYREVVDWKPE is encoded by the coding sequence ATTCTCTGGGTTTAATTGAAAATTTTGTTGCCGGCAAAGATGCTGCTTATTTTGCAGAAATGTATAAAAAAGATCGATTAATAGGTGGGCATGTGATTATGCTTGGACCTGGGAATGAAGAAGAAGCGTTAAAAGCATTAAGAGCATATCCTCAAGGATTACAGATTGGCGGAGGAATCAAACCTGAAAATGCAGAATATTTTTTAGAACAAGGAACAAGCCATGTTATTGTAACCTCTTATGTTTTTAAAGATGGTAAGATTAATTTTGAGAATCTCGACAAATTAGTTAGCGTTGTTGGAACTAACAGATTAGTTCTAGATTTGAGTTGTAGGGAAAGAGATGGAACATATTTAGTTGTGACAGATAGATGGCAAAATTTTACAGATTTTGAAGTAACTCCTGAGCATCTTGGCCAATTAGCTAGTTATTGTGATGAATTTCTCATTCATGGAGCTGATGTTGAAGGCCAATGTAATGGAATTCAAACAGGCCTTGTACGAAGATTAGGATTATGGGCAAGTAGACAAGATGTTAATACTACTATGACTTATGCTGGAGGAATTCGATCCTTAGATGATCTTAAATCAACGCAGCGTCTTGGCAATGGTAAATTAGATTTTACAGTAGGTAGTGCTCTAGATATTTTTGGTGGAAAATCATTAACTTACAGGGAAGTTGTTGATTGGAAACCAGAGTAG